From Neofelis nebulosa isolate mNeoNeb1 chromosome 14, mNeoNeb1.pri, whole genome shotgun sequence:
TTTCTATTACTCCAAGGATTCAAAGCTCAGAATTTCAAATTCCTTGTCTTATGTCATATGTAAAACTAGTGAATATGGGTGTAACATTTTCATgcccattaagaaaatgaagactgaCGGATGACTGCTTTGTTTTAAATAGTTGCATTAGTCACATCTCAAGTTACTTGATGTTTGAGACAAGGCTTTCCCAGGGAGCATATCGAAATGATAACATTTGTTTAGGATACATACACTAGTCTCTAGAATaagttaaaagaaacatttttagtaATATTAGGGGGTGGTGAAGTGTTACTATTAATTTATAATCATTCAGATTTCAATATGAATAGATTAAAACAGCATTTTCAGAGTAGATACCACACAGTTGGTGCCTTGTTCAGCACAGAAGAGAAAAGGTCTCTGAAGGTTTTGTGCAAAGAACAaggggttaggggcgcctgggtggcgcagttggttaagcgtccgacttcggccaggtcacgatctcgcggtccgtgagttcgagccccgcgtcgggctctgggctgatggctcggagcctggagcctgtttccgattctgtgtctccctctctctctgcccctcccccgttcagctctgtctctctctgtcccaaaaataaaaataaaaaaacgttgaaaaaaaaaattaaaaaaaaaaaaaaaaagaacaaggggtTAAATGCCTTCTGTTTCTACAGTCTCTGCCCTGAGTGCTGCAGGCTCGTCAGGCAGGCCGGCCACACTGGGGCATCCTTTACCAAGACCTGGAAGGTCCAGGTCTCACAATACTCAAGATACCCCAGTTGTAATTGTGGTCTCTTTCCCTTAAGTCTACACCCTGTTATCTTCTCCCCAGGTCTTACCACCCTGATAGGGAAGGAAATCGAATCTAAAGAAAGAATGACGAGAGCGTAATTCGTTTCCTCCTAAGGCCCAGAACAGAAGGTCTAGCCCTTGGGGTTGGCTCTGGCTGCTATGGGGCTTCCTAAGGAGATCAGAGATTGGGAACGGGTCAAAAGGGAGGAGGTCTGCGGCCTCTTGTCCCCTCAGTCATACTGGAAGTCTGGATTCCTGAGACATGCGCACTTGTTGGGAAGGGCCTCTCAAAGAGAACTGCAGGGCAGGAGAGGGTCATTTACCTCCTGGGGTCTCCATTTCCATATATGTGATGCAGATAAAACACCTCTTTTGTAAGGTGGTTTGGTAATTAAGAACCCAGCACATTTTAAATGCCTTACAAGTGTTAGGTATTATTTTTAGACACCGAAATCTTCATTTCCTGGCCCCAAGGCCCACTCATTTGCCTAACACATGGAAATAGCAGAAAAGGACCAATCTATAAACAGTCTAATTGAAACATTGGCCATTTCATCACAAATGTGGGTAAATGCACCTTGACCTCAAGATATGCTGATGTGATTGATTTGGTGGCCCGTGCATGGCTTTTCTGCACAGAGATGTTAACTCTCCAGAACATTCTAGGCCAGGTCTCCTGTGGGTGGGGCTTGGCAGCTTTCATCCCTGtcctgatattcttttttttttttttttttttcaacgctttttatttatttttgggacagagagagacagagcatgaacgggggaggggcagagagagagggagacacagaatcggaaacaggctccaggctccgagccatcagcccagagcctgacgcggggctcgaactcacggaccgtgagatcgtgacctggctgaagtcggacgcttaaccgactgcgccacccaggcgccccttgatattcttttttttaattatattttttagtttgtttgtttgtgtatttatttatttgagagatgagagagagagagagagagagagagagcaggggaggggcagagagagagggagtgagagaatcccaagaaggctccacggtgttagcacagagcctgatgcagggctcgaactcatgaactgtgagatcatgacctgagccaaaatcaagagtcagatgcttaaccgactgagccacccaggtgcctccgtCCTGGTATTCTTGATAGGGCCGGTCAGCTCAGGGAACAGATATCCTTTGGGATTTACAGCAGTGGTCTTCAATTTGCAAAGGCCTGTTTTCTTACTGTAGGCTTCTTTACTAGAAGGATTTCTCCTATCTGGTCATGATGGAGTCTGATGGTGACACTGAAATGAATGCCTCCAAATGCCTGGTGCCTGTGCCACGGTTTATGACAAAGGTGGGGTGTAGAGTCTGGAGCCCGAGTCTGGCCTGGGTTTGAAACGCACACCCGCGGTGCAAACATGGTGAGCACCCAAGTTCTCTAAACCCAATTTCCTTCTTGGTGACACAGGGAGAAGAGTAGGATTGGCCTTAGGAAGTGGTCATCAGGCCATTCTTCCCTAAATGGTCATGATGGGAGACAGTTCACACAGTCCGTGGACAGAAGACTTGTGGTTAAGGGTTGGAGAGGAGCCCAGCCTTCACTGTTACTCTCTGTGGGCACAAAGCTGGGCTTGGAGGGCCCTGGGCCCTAAACAAGCATGACTGCTCTAAACAAGCATGAGGTTGTTCAGGGCCTTTGGTTAGCTAGGCATCTTCTGTATTAGTGTCGTAGGGCTGTCGTAATGAAGCGCGGTGGACTGGGttgtttaagaaacagaaatttattgtctcacagtctggagactagaagtccaagatcaaggtgtcagcagggctggttccttctgagggctgtgagggggaaTCCAGTCCATGCCTGGTCCTTGTTGGCAATATATGATGTACCTGGACTTCTAGAgtatcactccaatctctgccgtCATTTCTGCATGGCattcctcgtgtgtgtgtgtgtgtgtgtgtgcgtgtgtgtgtccaaatttctcctttttataacgATACCAGTCACATAGGACGAAGGGCCCACTCTATCCAGTATCACCTCATCTTGATGAATTGTATCTGCAataatcctatttccaaataaggtcactttCCGAGGACTGTGGGTCAGgccttcaatatatgaatttgggaggtgAGGACAGGACACAATTTAGTCCATCATGCCTTCCCTTTTCCTAATGATAATCTTTTACTCCTTTCAATACAAAATTAATCGATGTTCTCCTgataagagagggagacaggaagacttGAATCCCTACTTCAGAAGGCAGTGAGCTTCCCCCAGGTTATCCTAGAGGTAGGTCAAGATGCTAAAACTTAAAATAGGTCCTCTGTATTCCTCCTTCCAAATCAAAGGAAAGTTCCCATATCTCAGGTTGTACTCTCTGAGGAGAGTGAAAGACCTCACCTGGCAAAGCCTCACCCCTCCTATTTCCTTCCCTGCTGTGGGAAGGACTGGCCAGAGCAGGTGCTGGTCAGATCGGAGCCATTCAGTTTGAGAATCTCCATCCAGTGGCTGCCTTATTCCGCCTTACTCATTAAGAGCTGTCCTAGCTCAGTTAGGTTGCCTTCTCCTGTTTCAGCTGCATTTTGCAACCCAAGCTGGCCCCAGAGCGCTGTGATCAACAGGCAGTAAAGAGCCAGAGCTGAGCTCGAAGCCACATCTATCTCCCCAGACCCTGGCCTCCACCCCACTTGTCTGGAAGGGAAatcaagggaaaagagaagagatttaATGCTGACTAATTATTTACAAAGGGCTCAAACAAGCAACTGCTACAGGCCACAGAGACAAAACCACCTCACGAGGCCAGGGAAGGTGTGTTGAACTTGACCAAATGGAGTAGGCATGTTCACAGGGCCCCAAGTGCACCCTGTGGGGAATGCTGAGGACAGTGCTCTTGGTCCTGGACACCCCCTGGTCAGCCTCTGCTGGGAGCCctgagggtggtggtggggggaaccAGAGCTGACCAACCCCTCCTGGCTTAACCTTGGCCTTGGGTGTTCCCTGCTTTTCTTACACATGGTTTGAATACTTAAATCCCTGTAGCTCAAAAGGCAATCTGGCCTTTGCTTTTCCAAAGataaatcttaaaggaaaaactctTCAGTACAGGCAATTATTGTGTCTCCTTACGTCTACATGCCTGTTTGACATATTTTTGTCAAACTTTGCTTTAGTCACAGAATGTACTATTGTTATTCATCAGTTAAGGGCTTTAGACTTACAGAGGGATGCCTGCACTTGGCAAAATGAGTAGAGAACTTCCATTATATTCTGGTAAAAGGGCCAATTTAATATTGGCATCAATATcgaagcaatttttttcttttacagttcaGATCCAAACACCCTTCAGGAAACTACAAAAGGCTTTATTTTAACAGCATAATTCAAAGCTTATCAAGGTCACAGACATTTCACTTATTATCAAGAGGCTTCCCGAGGAAAAGTGAAGTAAAAATATAGGCTTCCAGAGCTTTACTTTTTAACAGGTAGGATGGAGAGGGAAAAATGTTCCCACTGGTTTTGAGGTAATTATTTTCAGCAGAATGGTCTTTGAATGCAGCAAGCGATGGGAAGCTAGACCTCCCTTTGTAGATACAGGTGAAAAAAATCCACTCTGTGTTGGAGAAGAATCTGTTTTAAAGTCACAGATTTGAGAACGTTTCATAAAATTTTGGGGTCCCTTGAGCATTTCTCTAAAATCTTTACAAGAAATGTTTATAGTCAGTGTGATCTATTTGTGATTGCTTCAGTAGATCAGGCATTGTCGAAATACCCAAACTATTTACTTTttgtctgtatgtgtgttttgggggtggggaaggtggagggagatTTGTTTCTAGTGTAATGCCTGGCAAATAGCAGGTGTTTCTCTCAGATAATTTCTGTTGCACGTAACCGAAACGTGAAAAATGgacttaaatgtatttctttcttcctaaaaaatgtgaaatacagtCCAGGGTTGATACGGTGGATCTGGAATGCTGAGACTCAGAATTCTTCCATCTTTTCATTCTGCTGTGGCTGGCTCCCATTCCCTGGATCGCCTTATGGTCCAAGATGGCTGCGAAGCCACTGAACCACATTTTAGGAcgtgaaggaggaagaagggggggggggaaaggaacCCCTCCTTATTAATGAGTCTTCTTGAAAGAACCGTACAAGACTCCTGCTTCCACCTCAGTGGTTAGAACAGTAACGCGGTCCACAGGTGGCTACAACAGACATTGGGAAATGTGCTTGATTCcttttaccaaaaataaagaaaaaatggattttgagaTACAGCTAGCAATCCTTGCTATAGAGCTCAAAGAATATTTGTTTGATTGAATTGGATCAATTGGCCAGAACTGGTGTACATGAGATATTTTGTCGGTTCATCTTCTCTCATGAAAAACTGGGTAGGAAGCTTCTTATCATACCTTGCAGTGTGATAAGTGTGGGGTTTGGGAGAGAGAACACTGGTCCTGAACAATACTGACCTTGACTTTCTGTGGGCAAGGACATTGGAACCCTTGTGCTCTCTTGTCCTTCAAGAAGTTGGGTGTGAACACGAATAGTGTGAGACAAAGGCTTTCAAGTTCCATCAGGTGAAAATCAAATGCTTTGAGGGTGAATGGGATTGATCTGACCTCTCCAGTTCCCTCCATACAGTCAGCACATGGGACGAGATCTAGGGAAGACCCCAGTTCCCTCACGCATTCACAGAATGTTCTCATCACTCTTCAGAAACAAATTCTGCGGGTATTCCgtgttctgtgtctctttcctttcatcttgTTTAAGGTGCTTGTCAAAGTgttctttgatattttctttttttttttttttttttttttagaaacaaagtACTACTTTTATTTGGCTCACTTCTCCATTTATTAGAATTACCACATTTGGAGAGGCGCAAAGCACTTAAGTTTTACATGACTACAAAGTTATCACAAATCCCAAACTTTTTAGCCACAGATATTTCACTTACtctgtttaaagaaaaagctttcaaaaCATTTGAGTTAGCTTGATACATAGAGACCCTGAGTATATGGtaactacatatttttaaatgcttgcaCTTTCTGTTCTAATGTCTTCTTTAAATGGAATCCAGCATAAAAGGGATTGAAATACGTAAGGTCATGATGCAAATGCTTTGGAGAGACAGTGAAATTAATCTGTACAACATTGAAAAAGATGTAGTGTGCACAGAAGTTTTGTAAGGATTCACTGAGCCATCTGGGCTTCCATGGCTTGTGCTGTCCATTCTGGAGCTGTCTGGCTAATTTTCTCCAAAAGGTTATTCACTTGGAAACAAAGTGACTGGATCTGTTTGTCACACATTGGCAGGGCTTCTCGTGTTTCAAAATGAACTATTCCATCAATCTGATCAATAAATCCATTCATACGTTCTTCTGTTATCATTTGTGATGCTATCTTTTCTGCCTTAGCTGCAGGAATCTCTAAAAGAGCTCCAAGTTCTTCAAaggtaatattattatataatttgctTGCAGACAACAAATTGTGTTCAATAACAGCTCTGTCCAAGATGCTAGAACCATCAGCTGTAGTTGCTTTTTGGTGAGGCATCAGCATGGCAGCAAATTCTTGAAGCTGATTTCCTCTGATGATCCTATCTAGGTACATTTTCTCTAGGATCCCATAAGCAGCAAGTTGCTGGCATCTTTCATCCTTAAAAAGGGTAGCTAGCATCCGAGAACGCTGCTGTCCTGCTGATGCTAAGATGGTACAGTGCAAAGCGTGTTTTAAGGCCTCTAGTCTTTCACTTTCGTGCACTATTGTCTTGTAGGAGAGCTCATTGTACCTTTGTGCAGCTTCAGTGAATTTTCTTCTATAATCAAGAACACGTGCATAGCATACCTTATAATGTATCTGTAACTGTTCATTGGTTGATTCATTCTGAAGCAATGATGCTCGATTTATGTAAGCCTCTGCCTGGACTGGGTCATCATCCTCCAGATATAGCCTAGCAATCTTCAGGTAAGTCTCCAACTTATAATCTACATTGTACTGCTTTTGTCCTGTTTCCAAAGgaattcccaccaacacttgGGCTGCATTTCTCcaatcttcttctttttcatatatgGATGCAAGATGCTGTCTTATGGAAGCAACCTGCTCCTCAAATGAAATGACTCTAGGCTGGATCTTTTCCAAGGTGAAATGATAGATTTCTTTGGCTGTGCTATCAGGCAGGTTAGGGAGATGCGTACAGAAATCAGTCAGCAACTGTCGAGAGATCACGAGACTGACATTCTCATTCACCATTGCTTCCACAAAAGCTTTCAAAGCTTCTAGTTGTTCTGCCCCAGATAACTGAACGGCTTTTTCCAGGATCTGACGATACTTGCCCGCCAGATCTTTATGAGAGCCGCTCGAATTCATGAGCTGGGCCAAATCCTGCCACACGGCTGCCGccatctttcttccctcttcgctattttcaaataaatcagCAAGCACACAAATAAGAACACAGTTTCTCATAGGAACCTAATGGCCAACACTTGTTGAAAAGGAAACCTGGGTTTGCGGTCTAGATTAAGTAATGCGTGCTTGTTCATAATTTGAGTTCTCAGCCTGCTAAActccatttttaaatagaaaacagaaagaatgcCATCGGGCCCAACAGAAATCCAAATATAACTGAAGTCTGGCACATCACTCATGATGCGAGTCTTGAAGGTAGGGTTGCTTTGAAACTCGCGCTATTGTTGCTGCTGTGAGCATTACCTCCTTAGCCCTGTGTGGTCTCCACGGGCTGGGAATGGCGGCTATCACTATATCATGGAGGATGTGTTCACTCCGTCACTTGCCAACCCTCCATTCCGTCCTTTCTGGCTGTCTAGGCTCTCCCTTCCCTTGAGAAGGGCAGAGGGTGTGAGCTCTGTGCGGGTCCTGCCTAGAGCAGGCACaccacctcctcccacccacctttcTTTGTTGGTAATTCCTCACCCTCGCTCCTTTCTCCTTGTTTGCTCATGGAAGTCTCCCCTGGCCCACAGACTAATCTAATTTTCCCAGGGCAGCTGCTGAGTTTCCACAGCATGCCTCACACTTGTCATGACTTGTTTAGAGCTGATCTTCCCTGGGAGACTTGGATTCAGGGTCACGGGGATTGTGTCTTCTGGTTCATGGCTCTAGCGCATGTGTTAGCTTGGTGCCTGACGCATAATAGGTGCTTAGCGAATATTTGTTCGTTGTCTGACAGATGCAGTCCCTCCCCCCCATCACCATAGACAGGTTCCCAGGGCCAGGCATGTACTCAGAGCCTCTGTCAATGACGACATAGAATGGAGATCTTGGTCCCCCAAGGCTGGTGAAATCGATCTGTTCACTCCCTCCCTTTTCAGATGAAGCAATGGTTTTAGTCTCCTGGGTCGGACAACCAAATTACCACAAAGTGGGTGGTTTAGATGAGAGAGTGTTATTGTttccacagttctggagactagtaGCCCAACATGAATATGTCagtagggctggttccttctgagagcagagagagagaaggatcagtggcctgccttcctcccagcttctggtgtttGTTGGCAATACTTGGTGATCCCTGGCTTGGAGAAGCATCACCTTGATCTCTGAGTTCATCTTCACGTGGTATTCTCTCTCAGGACATGTCAGTCTCcatatttcccctttttataaggacaccagccatatGGGGTTAAGGCCCAGCTTAATGACCTCCCTTTGACTCCATCATCTGCAAAGATCCTGCTTCCAAGCAGGAAGCAACTACCGAGGGCTAGGACGTTAATGATCttttgagggggacacaattAACACATAGAAATGACTCCGTTCACAACACATTGTCCCCTCCATTGAAAGTTGATGCTCCTGACTCACCATTTTTGGAACGTGGGGTTGGGTTTTTTCCCAAGGTCTAGTCTTACTTGTTATCTTTTGTGAGCAAGAACAGTAAGACAGAGGAAAGCTTGGGTTATAAATTAAGGGGTTAGTTCACTCAGGCAATGGAGCTTGTTTGCTAGGTTTGGAAAATGGTCTTCACGTGGTGTTTTCAACGGATTGTCGTTAGACCTACTTGGCTGCATGTCTATCAAGAAGTGCGGTCACAGGAGTTCATTTATTCCCATGGATCAATAAACAATTATTTAGAGAAAGTGACTTTGTCAACAATTTAATTAAAGTCACCCAACCTTTGAAATGAGAAGTAATTCCAGGTTCGCCACATATTAGCTGTatggccttaggcaagtcacttaattgtCTGGACATCAGCATGCTATCTGTAAAGCTCTGGTATTGGATTAGGTAACCTCCAAGGACCCTCCTGactggaaccttcttgggattacATAGTTCTTTTAGTGTTGAAAGCAGAAAAGTGCTCTAAGGAATTGGGCTGTGCAGAGTATAAATAGGAATCAGTTGTTAAAACACATTTCGGATTCATTAGCGTAAGTAGGTATGAGGTGGTTCCAGCCTCAGCATAGAAGGAAAGGCTTGGTCCTTGCCATCATCCATTTTTCTGTGCTCATTGTCCACTCCTTGCAAGCGACAGACCAGCACACAGGACACACGTCCTCTGCTAACAGGGCACTATTCCCCTGACCCACCCCAGTGGTCACACACTGGTGGGTTTGTAGTGTCAAGAGTTTGCATGGTTCGACTGTGTCATTTTCatcctcaaaataagtaattttctaAGGAGTTATTTATACGCGTGTCTGCTAACGTATGTTAGAACCCGATCAGAGTTTTAGTTACTTGTTACTAGGTACAACTGAGCCTTTGAGGTGTCCGCACTCACTCTTGATCATCTTGGCATAAAAACTTCTGCTAATAATAGCATCTTTACTATAAACAAAGATCTTTAGATGCTCTGTCCTTCTATTGTACCGCCTCTTACAATGCTCAATGTATCCTAatcccttttctttattttgtcatAAAACTGTGACCCCTGATTGCAGGGAGGATACAAAGTAGACCAGCTGTCTAAACCGTGTTTGGATAAATCAGTCATCACCCTccttttttccaagaaaaatgaGACATAGTGCCTTGAGTGAGGCGTAGACCCTACTTTCCATTCGGTCTttccaaagcaaacagaaaagagGCGTAAATGTCTGCTAACTGTGCTGTGTCACCCGTGTGGGCATTCAGTTTTCAGGATGCAGCCATCCTTACtgtgagcagagagggaggccaaACTATCAGTGTTTTGTCTCATTTAATACTGAGATAAAAAATAACATCAGGAGAAAGAGAATTGATTAGTGaacttatttctagtttcatgttTGAAAAGAATATAGAGTTTGATA
This genomic window contains:
- the LOC131494865 gene encoding COP9 signalosome complex subunit 4-like isoform X1 codes for the protein MAAAVWQDLAQLMNSSGSHKDLAGKYRQILEKAVQLSGAEQLEALKAFVEAMVNENVSLVISRQLLTDFCTHLPNLPDSTAKEIYHFTLEKIQPRVISFEEQVASIRQHLASIYEKEEDWRNAAQVLVGIPLETGQKQYNVDYKLETYLKIARLYLEDDDPVQAEAYINRASLLQNESTNEQLQIHYKVCYARVLDYRRKFTEAAQRYNELSYKTIVHESERLEALKHALHCTILASAGQQRSRMLATLFKDERCQQLAAYGILEKMYLDRIIRGNQLQEFAAMLMPHQKATTADGSSILDRAVIEHNLLSASKLYNNITFEELGALLEIPAAKAEKIASQMITEERMNGFIDQIDGIVHFETREALPMCDKQIQSLCFQVNNLLEKISQTAPEWTAQAMEAQMAQ
- the LOC131494865 gene encoding COP9 signalosome complex subunit 4-like isoform X2, whose protein sequence is MAAAVWQDLAQLMNSSGSHKDLAGKYRQILEKAVQLSGAEQLEALKAFVEAMVNENVSLVISRQLLTDFCTHLPNLPDSTAKEIYHFTLEKIQPRVISFEEQVASIRQHLASIYEKEEDWRNAAQVLVGIPLETGQKQYNVDYKLETYLKIARLYLEDDDPVQAEAYINRASLLQNESTNEQLQIHYKVCYARVLDYRRKFTEAAQRYNELSYKTIVHESERLEALKHALHCTILASAGQQRSRMLATLFKDERCQQLAAYGILEKMYLDRIIRGNQLQEFAAMLMPHQKATTADGSSILDRAVIEHNLLSASKLYNNITFEELGALLEIPAAKFILKHEKPCQCVTNRSSHFVSK